From Echinicola soli, a single genomic window includes:
- a CDS encoding sugar O-acetyltransferase has protein sequence MTEKEKMLAGQLYNTLDPELIAQYHKARKLIKIYNALDSENMDERNTILISLLGKKGKNVWIEAPFYCDYGENIRIGEETFVNMNCTFLDDNLIKIGKNGLIAPGVQIYTANHPLKASERIKSPPDRKEGEPIYRTCSKPVTIGDNVWIGGNVCIMPGVNIGDNVTIGAGSVVTKDIPSNVLAFGNPCKVVKDIL, from the coding sequence ATGACAGAAAAAGAAAAAATGCTCGCTGGCCAGCTTTACAATACGCTCGATCCCGAACTGATCGCGCAATACCACAAGGCCAGAAAACTGATCAAGATTTACAATGCCCTTGATTCCGAAAACATGGATGAAAGAAATACCATTCTCATCAGTCTTTTGGGCAAAAAAGGGAAAAATGTCTGGATAGAAGCACCATTCTACTGTGATTATGGTGAAAATATCCGTATCGGTGAAGAGACATTTGTAAACATGAACTGTACCTTTTTGGATGATAATTTGATCAAAATAGGAAAAAATGGCCTGATCGCTCCCGGGGTACAAATTTACACTGCTAACCATCCATTAAAAGCCTCTGAAAGAATTAAAAGCCCGCCGGACAGGAAAGAAGGCGAACCCATCTACCGTACCTGCAGCAAGCCCGTGACGATAGGCGATAATGTTTGGATCGGAGGAAATGTCTGCATCATGCCCGGGGTAAATATTGGTGACAATGTGACCATTGGTGCCGGCTCGGTGGTGACCAAAGATATACCCAGTAATGTGCTGGCCTTTGGCAATCCCTGTAAAGTGGTAAAGGACATTTTATAA
- a CDS encoding response regulator gives MNEKIKCVLLIDDDEPTNYINEIILKRTGYVDKIVTVQSGMAALEYLKSVDENENPRPELIFLDINMPGISGWDFLEEYKKLPPHQKAKNVVVMLTKSINLDDDEKSKTYQEISEYRSKPLTQDKISDIIEKHFSNK, from the coding sequence ATGAATGAAAAAATCAAATGTGTATTGCTGATTGACGATGATGAACCGACCAATTATATCAATGAGATAATTCTCAAGCGAACAGGATATGTCGATAAAATAGTGACCGTCCAAAGTGGGATGGCTGCTCTGGAGTACCTAAAAAGTGTTGATGAAAATGAAAATCCTCGACCCGAACTCATTTTCTTGGATATCAATATGCCGGGTATCAGTGGCTGGGACTTTTTGGAGGAATATAAAAAGCTTCCCCCGCACCAAAAAGCCAAAAACGTCGTCGTAATGCTTACTAAGAGCATAAATCTTGATGATGACGAAAAATCAAAAACCTATCAAGAAATCAGTGAATACCGCAGTAAACCACTCACCCAAGATAAAATCAGTGATATCATAGAAAAACATTTTTCGAATAAATAA
- a CDS encoding DoxX family protein → MIPLYVLLTSFSLSVIVLYLWRKKPNWPLAGRVAISTMLVFTAIGHLMFTAGMAKMIPDFIPSKTAVVYFTGLIEIAAAFGIHLRTVRKMTGILVCVFFILILPANINASMDQLNYKTGQYNGPGLTYLWFRIPFQLFLIGWTFWCVISKK, encoded by the coding sequence ATGATACCATTATATGTACTGCTAACCAGTTTTTCTCTTTCGGTCATAGTGTTATATCTATGGCGGAAAAAACCGAACTGGCCATTGGCAGGAAGGGTGGCCATTAGCACAATGTTGGTCTTTACTGCCATTGGCCATCTGATGTTTACGGCCGGAATGGCCAAGATGATTCCCGACTTCATCCCTTCCAAAACTGCTGTGGTTTATTTTACTGGATTGATTGAAATAGCCGCAGCCTTTGGGATCCATCTTCGCACTGTAAGAAAAATGACGGGCATATTAGTGTGCGTATTCTTCATATTAATCCTGCCTGCTAATATCAACGCTTCCATGGATCAGTTAAATTATAAAACAGGGCAATACAACGGGCCTGGCTTAACATACCTTTGGTTCAGAATTCCCTTTCAGCTGTTCCTTATCGGATGGACATTTTGGTGTGTTATCAGCAAAAAGTAA
- a CDS encoding putative signal transducing protein yields MKLITIDTLDNAVKAHLIKSKLESEGIPTFLHDEGMVTLYPVMSPALGGIKLKVPQHKAEEAMAILRKFDHQPVKDDKGDIVKCSHCGSEHLIAETSSWRDSKGIFSMLLALFFLVLPIYLKTVYRCLDCNKLTDKD; encoded by the coding sequence TTGAAACTGATCACGATAGACACACTGGATAATGCTGTAAAGGCCCACTTGATAAAGTCCAAACTGGAAAGCGAAGGCATTCCCACATTTTTACATGATGAAGGAATGGTAACATTATACCCTGTTATGAGTCCGGCCCTGGGTGGCATCAAATTAAAAGTGCCACAACACAAGGCAGAGGAGGCCATGGCAATCCTCCGTAAATTTGACCATCAACCGGTCAAAGATGATAAAGGCGATATCGTCAAATGCTCTCATTGCGGATCGGAGCATCTGATAGCTGAAACTTCGTCATGGCGGGATTCTAAAGGGATATTCTCCATGCTATTAGCCCTGTTCTTTTTAGTGCTCCCTATCTATCTTAAAACAGTCTATCGCTGCTTGGATTGTAACAAACTGACAGACAAGGATTAA